The Methyloferula stellata AR4 genome includes a window with the following:
- a CDS encoding glycosyltransferase → MFEAIRFLPRHAKAKWHAAKAMAVLRSSALMDPIWYKENYPDLRGTPVDAVLHYFETGAGEGRNPGPLFDTKFYLKQNPDVAASGMNPLVHFIMHGAKEGRDPHLQFDLKYYFALTSARRRDETNSVRSSEAAMPKLQTRLAENDDEDVNSPKQIDLVVLARGATDDLRRADVDLIRQSDLFDESFYLAQNPDVESAGIDAALHYVIYGAKEGREPSPFFSAANYLKQNADIRENGINPLVHWLRHGRSEKRQFPFIDKRDTRQLAHYCNIHYLEEQYTKYFDEEFFISVITPTYNTDPKYLSELLLSLQNQRYSNWEWIVVDDGSTIPDTISQLKLMARNERRLRVVFKENNGISVASNAALSLASGTHFALVDHDDLLARDAFFFIWNKWKDNPSTELFYTDECKLSVDYELYDFSHKPAWSPVFLENTMYICHLSVYQRGTIEAVGGFRSAFDGTQDFDLALRISAKAKNVCHIPKICYFWRAIEGSTAATLDAKSYALERQIAAVREHARTKNPSAEVLPGWSPGFWYVDYPLNRVPPLVSYIIPTAAKSRVIRGAQTDLLEQCIRSLETLEFYPRREFVVVHNGDLNKRQLDFLATIEGVALIEYHPTSHFNFSEKLNWGIRHAQGEYLCILNDDVEVITRCGGTRMVGFLESNPQVGAIAPLCLFEDGRVQHNGVVLTSYGPTHSGIFKEAHFSGNNGYLRCRREAFGVTGALMFVKRSNYEFVMGFDESLPLNYNDVDFSLKLRANGLSCVVDPYISVYHFESSSKSGTFSCERQRLYARWPGLTDPYFNENFDQDNPFYELNFTEGKRSYRIDNDPMQFEAWLTAEICRRAKLYPTVEKYRLTIGVSIYDQAPSLLDEMLAAFTMQSYLNKEMVVIDNGSSDPKTIQWVGQLEKSGLAKVIRHAVNQGINGANRSIVSAMTGDFLLPVDADDYWTVDALTVMASFIESHPTARIFYSDEFNSDPDSKQFNPFFKPNFDPVLLTNCCYPTHLMAIQRELLNEIDAYSDNRATWCHDYDTLTRAFARGIKPVHVPELLYAWRIHPGSTAAAGHEAKPQTIDSQRFVLERLLKDLGKENLQIEANPLFSHPGMWRVKHRQTIPIPLTEVLDGRNFLLDSDRKALVDLAALARSTEGPEWIAILGDLANRSIVLPELFAVALLDADIIAVSGLICDEKETVVRWSGGFFTSDNTILDPYIGSKLAHSGYHGQLYCQRCVDVPAPMDILLRKDFLNQTLSKFGISNYRSLMIALGIEAAAHGKYIAVTPHVRHLVPARNAFPFPDDREGLLDKAGVPGAASRWYSPNLPRLTSDAYTIQDMHQA, encoded by the coding sequence ATGTTTGAAGCCATTCGATTTCTTCCCCGGCACGCAAAAGCGAAATGGCACGCAGCCAAAGCCATGGCTGTGCTTCGATCTTCCGCTCTCATGGACCCCATTTGGTATAAGGAAAATTATCCGGACCTTCGCGGCACGCCGGTCGATGCCGTCCTGCATTATTTTGAAACGGGCGCGGGCGAAGGCCGCAATCCAGGTCCGCTCTTCGATACGAAATTCTATCTGAAGCAGAACCCGGACGTCGCCGCGTCAGGCATGAATCCGCTCGTGCATTTCATAATGCATGGCGCGAAAGAAGGGCGCGATCCGCATCTGCAGTTTGACTTAAAATATTATTTTGCCTTGACGTCGGCTCGAAGGCGAGATGAGACAAATTCTGTCCGATCTTCGGAAGCAGCTATGCCTAAATTGCAGACGAGGCTTGCAGAGAATGACGATGAAGACGTCAATAGTCCAAAACAGATTGACTTGGTGGTTCTGGCGCGCGGAGCGACTGACGACCTGCGGAGGGCAGACGTTGATCTGATAAGGCAATCAGACCTGTTTGATGAAAGCTTCTATTTAGCTCAGAACCCAGATGTTGAAAGCGCAGGAATAGATGCCGCACTTCACTACGTAATTTATGGCGCCAAGGAAGGCCGCGAACCCTCTCCCTTTTTTAGCGCAGCAAATTACTTAAAGCAGAACGCCGATATCCGTGAAAATGGCATAAATCCACTTGTGCATTGGTTAAGGCATGGTCGATCCGAAAAGCGGCAATTCCCTTTCATCGATAAGCGTGACACCAGACAATTAGCGCATTATTGCAATATTCATTACTTAGAAGAGCAATATACAAAGTATTTTGATGAAGAGTTCTTTATTTCCGTAATTACACCAACTTATAATACTGATCCTAAATATTTATCTGAACTGCTCCTCTCCCTTCAGAATCAGCGGTATTCCAACTGGGAATGGATCGTGGTCGATGACGGGTCTACGATTCCGGACACTATAAGCCAGTTAAAGCTTATGGCCAGAAATGAGCGCCGTTTGCGCGTCGTGTTTAAAGAAAATAATGGAATTTCTGTCGCGAGCAATGCCGCTCTGTCGCTTGCCAGCGGTACTCATTTCGCACTTGTCGATCATGACGATCTGCTTGCACGAGACGCGTTTTTCTTCATTTGGAATAAGTGGAAAGATAATCCCTCGACGGAACTTTTTTACACGGACGAGTGCAAATTATCAGTCGATTACGAACTCTATGATTTTAGCCATAAGCCAGCATGGTCCCCTGTTTTCCTCGAAAACACGATGTATATCTGTCATCTCAGTGTGTACCAAAGAGGCACGATAGAGGCTGTTGGTGGCTTCCGTTCCGCGTTTGACGGAACGCAGGATTTTGACCTCGCTTTGCGAATATCTGCCAAGGCGAAGAATGTCTGCCATATTCCAAAAATTTGTTATTTTTGGCGCGCAATTGAAGGATCGACGGCAGCGACGTTGGACGCCAAGTCATATGCGTTGGAACGTCAGATTGCAGCGGTTCGCGAACATGCAAGAACCAAAAATCCCAGTGCTGAGGTTCTCCCTGGTTGGTCCCCCGGCTTTTGGTACGTTGATTATCCTCTAAACAGAGTGCCGCCTCTCGTTTCATATATAATTCCCACCGCCGCGAAGAGTCGGGTCATTCGTGGCGCTCAGACAGACTTGCTCGAGCAATGCATTCGAAGCCTTGAGACGCTGGAATTCTATCCGCGTCGGGAATTTGTTGTCGTCCACAACGGCGATTTGAACAAAAGACAATTGGACTTTCTTGCTACGATAGAAGGCGTAGCGCTTATTGAGTACCATCCAACAAGCCATTTTAATTTTTCAGAGAAGCTCAACTGGGGAATACGTCACGCCCAGGGAGAATATCTCTGCATATTAAATGATGATGTCGAGGTCATAACGCGTTGCGGCGGAACCCGCATGGTAGGCTTCCTGGAAAGCAATCCCCAGGTGGGTGCTATTGCTCCTCTTTGCTTATTCGAAGATGGCCGCGTGCAACATAATGGTGTCGTTTTGACTTCATATGGCCCGACGCATTCAGGCATCTTCAAGGAAGCTCATTTCTCGGGCAATAACGGCTATCTCCGCTGCCGACGAGAGGCCTTTGGAGTCACCGGAGCGTTGATGTTCGTCAAAAGGTCGAATTACGAATTCGTCATGGGCTTCGATGAAAGTCTTCCACTGAATTACAATGATGTAGACTTTTCTCTCAAGCTTCGCGCAAACGGCCTGTCTTGCGTGGTTGATCCTTATATCTCGGTATATCATTTCGAATCGTCGAGTAAGAGCGGCACCTTTTCATGCGAAAGGCAACGTTTATACGCTAGGTGGCCAGGATTAACCGATCCCTATTTCAATGAGAATTTCGATCAAGATAATCCATTTTATGAATTGAATTTCACTGAAGGTAAGCGAAGTTATCGCATCGATAATGACCCCATGCAATTTGAAGCTTGGCTCACCGCGGAAATATGTCGCCGAGCTAAGCTTTATCCCACTGTCGAAAAATACAGGCTTACGATTGGGGTATCGATTTACGATCAGGCGCCATCATTGTTGGATGAAATGTTAGCTGCATTCACGATGCAATCTTACCTCAACAAAGAAATGGTGGTTATCGATAACGGCTCCAGTGACCCAAAAACGATTCAATGGGTTGGCCAGTTAGAGAAAAGCGGACTGGCGAAAGTCATACGACATGCGGTTAATCAAGGCATCAATGGGGCAAATCGGAGCATAGTCTCCGCAATGACAGGCGATTTCTTATTACCGGTCGATGCTGATGATTATTGGACTGTGGATGCCTTAACAGTGATGGCAAGCTTTATCGAATCTCATCCGACGGCACGGATTTTCTATTCCGACGAGTTCAACTCTGATCCTGACTCGAAGCAGTTCAATCCTTTTTTTAAACCCAATTTCGACCCAGTGCTTTTGACCAATTGTTGTTATCCGACTCATTTGATGGCCATCCAGCGCGAATTATTGAATGAAATAGATGCTTATTCAGACAATCGAGCGACTTGGTGCCACGACTACGACACTTTAACGAGAGCCTTCGCCCGCGGTATCAAACCAGTTCATGTGCCTGAATTGCTCTATGCCTGGCGAATACACCCGGGTTCGACAGCCGCTGCGGGCCACGAAGCCAAACCTCAAACAATCGACTCTCAGCGTTTTGTTTTGGAGCGGCTGCTAAAAGATCTTGGCAAAGAAAATTTGCAAATCGAAGCGAACCCCCTCTTTTCGCATCCAGGAATGTGGCGAGTAAAACACAGGCAAACGATCCCAATTCCGCTTACCGAAGTATTGGATGGACGCAACTTCCTGCTCGATTCAGACAGAAAAGCATTAGTTGACCTTGCCGCTCTTGCTCGTTCGACAGAAGGGCCGGAATGGATAGCAATTCTGGGCGACTTGGCTAACCGTAGCATCGTTCTCCCTGAGCTCTTCGCGGTCGCTCTTTTGGATGCCGACATAATCGCCGTAAGCGGTCTGATTTGCGATGAAAAGGAAACGGTTGTGCGATGGTCGGGTGGTTTCTTCACCTCCGACAATACGATTTTAGATCCATATATCGGAAGCAAATTGGCCCATAGCGGATATCATGGCCAGTTATACTGTCAGAGATGCGTCGATGTTCCTGCGCCAATGGATATTTTGCTTAGAAAGGACTTTTTGAATCAGACGTTGAGCAAATTTGGGATTTCGAACTACAGAAGTTTGATGATAGCTCTTGGCATCGAGGCTGCGGCGCACGGCAAATATATTGCGGTTACTCCCCACGTAAGGCACCTTGTGCCTGCTCGGAACGCGTTTCCTTTTCCAGATGATCGGGAGGGTTTGCTCGACAAGGCTGGTGTGCCTGGTGCGGCCAGCCGTTGGTACAGTCCGAACCTACCTAGATTAACGTCTGACGCCTATACTATCCAAGACATGCATCAAGCATGA
- a CDS encoding sulfotransferase family protein: protein MSDVIIVLGMHRSGTSAVAGTLTKLGGAAPKHLMPGSPTNPAGYFESRPIMELHDELLAAAGSIWHDWRKFNPLWYGSPVAAGYKERAKDLFQAEFDSAPLSVLKDPRICRFAPFWLDIFKEMDVNPRVVIPIRSPLEVAQSLKARDGMPLTKGLLLWLRHVLDAELESRNVARSIVTWNDFISDWRRISEKISNDTGLAWPRLSDRSAHDIEHFLKTELVHNRVDHAELSAHSDVHEWTIAAYEALLELAHNPFSNSAAEKLNEIRHVVEQSSAMFGRLLMDYEIGIEDLQTRIIAVQSERDLLHARQADAHAGLISLQQDRDRLSAELQARDEALGAAAARLAETEAGAALADIGRAQSEAARVQANDENIELKSRVESHTAQISALLAEKDQLAVTIDAQRREAAKTMALLASRSAQLEQGEAAFAADLERVRAEKQKLEAFHQTALAEAERNNAAVEAALAQMVTEKNRLASEHAGLSVELQRLQKASVTAAATAASARSELHDRYEGEIQVLRSQLVDTEARLAKHRNGRAWIKGLPLFAPTHRAEGRLQRSGLFDADWYRAEYKDAAESWLRPVRHYLEEGYLRGYRPNPFFDTRWYLDRYADVRHSGMNPLLHYMLHGWREGRDAGPDFHTNFYLLTHPDVRAAGMNPLAHYLRHGRAEGRAAVRPQEL, encoded by the coding sequence ATGTCGGACGTTATTATCGTCTTGGGCATGCATCGAAGCGGCACGAGCGCTGTCGCCGGCACTCTGACGAAATTGGGCGGCGCGGCGCCTAAACATTTGATGCCCGGCAGTCCTACAAACCCGGCCGGTTATTTCGAATCCCGTCCGATTATGGAACTTCACGACGAGCTTCTCGCCGCCGCCGGTTCCATCTGGCACGATTGGCGGAAATTCAATCCCCTTTGGTACGGATCTCCGGTCGCCGCCGGCTATAAGGAACGGGCCAAAGACCTGTTCCAGGCAGAATTCGACTCTGCGCCGCTGTCCGTTTTGAAAGATCCCCGCATCTGCCGCTTCGCGCCTTTCTGGCTCGATATTTTCAAGGAGATGGATGTCAATCCGAGAGTCGTGATTCCGATCCGCTCGCCTTTGGAGGTCGCGCAATCGCTCAAGGCACGAGACGGAATGCCGTTGACCAAGGGCTTGCTGCTGTGGCTACGCCATGTGCTCGACGCGGAATTAGAGTCCCGAAATGTTGCACGCTCGATTGTCACTTGGAACGACTTCATTTCGGATTGGCGACGGATTTCCGAAAAGATTTCCAACGACACGGGGCTGGCTTGGCCGCGCCTATCCGACCGCTCAGCCCATGACATAGAACATTTTCTCAAAACCGAGCTCGTTCACAACAGGGTTGATCATGCCGAGTTAAGCGCGCATTCCGACGTCCACGAATGGACGATCGCCGCTTACGAAGCTCTCCTCGAACTGGCGCATAATCCGTTCTCCAATTCGGCAGCGGAGAAATTGAACGAGATCCGGCACGTGGTCGAACAATCGAGCGCGATGTTCGGGCGGCTCTTGATGGATTATGAGATCGGCATCGAGGACTTGCAGACGCGCATAATAGCCGTTCAAAGCGAGCGCGACCTTCTGCATGCGCGGCAGGCAGATGCCCATGCCGGATTAATCTCGCTTCAGCAGGATCGCGACCGTCTATCCGCCGAATTGCAGGCCCGGGATGAGGCTCTAGGCGCGGCTGCGGCACGTCTCGCTGAGACCGAGGCCGGGGCGGCGCTTGCCGATATCGGCCGGGCGCAGTCCGAAGCCGCGCGTGTCCAGGCGAACGACGAGAATATCGAACTCAAGAGCCGCGTCGAAAGCCACACCGCACAGATCTCGGCGCTTCTCGCCGAAAAGGATCAGCTCGCCGTCACGATCGACGCCCAGCGCCGCGAAGCCGCCAAGACCATGGCGCTCCTTGCGAGCCGCAGCGCGCAATTGGAGCAGGGAGAAGCTGCCTTCGCCGCCGACCTTGAACGAGTACGGGCCGAGAAACAAAAGCTCGAGGCATTTCACCAGACAGCATTGGCCGAAGCCGAGAGAAACAATGCGGCAGTCGAAGCGGCGCTCGCTCAGATGGTTACTGAAAAAAACAGACTTGCCTCTGAGCATGCCGGACTATCAGTCGAGTTGCAGCGTCTGCAAAAGGCGTCCGTCACCGCGGCCGCGACGGCGGCTTCCGCGCGCTCGGAGCTGCACGACAGATACGAAGGTGAGATTCAAGTACTCCGAAGCCAGCTTGTCGATACCGAAGCCAGGCTAGCGAAACATCGCAATGGACGCGCTTGGATAAAAGGCCTCCCGTTATTCGCTCCAACCCATCGCGCCGAAGGCAGACTCCAGCGTAGCGGCCTCTTCGACGCGGACTGGTACAGGGCCGAATATAAGGATGCGGCCGAAAGCTGGCTCAGACCTGTCCGGCATTATCTGGAAGAAGGTTATTTGCGCGGCTATCGGCCGAATCCGTTTTTCGATACGCGCTGGTATCTCGATCGCTATGCGGATGTGCGCCACTCCGGCATGAATCCGCTTCTCCATTACATGCTGCATGGCTGGCGTGAAGGCCGCGATGCCGGCCCCGATTTCCATACGAATTTTTATCTTCTGACTCATCCGGACGTACGCGCGGCGGGCATGAATCCGCTCGCGCATTATCTGCGCCACGGACGTGCGGAGGGACGCGCGGCCGTTAGGCCGCAGGAGCTGTGA
- a CDS encoding polysaccharide biosynthesis/export family protein, translated as MAGCSAIPTSGPSADDILSQAGSPLAPRYELIDVDSVVVDLLRRRGPDSFQARFSDYRHSAEPKIGVGDAVSVTIWEASAGGLFSGPLVADKFTTGSKSATIPDQVVGGDGAITVPYAGRVRVAGRTTREVQAIVEKALDGKAIQPQVLINVTKSVSNTVTVTGEVVNGARVPLSVKGDRIMDVVAEAGGIRAPINETYVQLSRGATTVRVPMSRVASDPRENIYLRPDDVLTLIRDPQTFIAYGATGRNAEISFDAEGISLSQALAKAGGLLDQRSDASGVFVVRYEPANVVQILRPDSPFIQADRMIPVIYRLNMHNPSSLFAAQNFRMINRDFLYVSNAPLTDVEKVIGIFDMAVAPAASGASIATVVK; from the coding sequence ATGGCTGGTTGTTCGGCTATCCCAACGTCCGGGCCGAGCGCGGACGACATTCTCTCGCAAGCCGGAAGCCCGCTCGCGCCGCGCTATGAGCTGATCGATGTCGATTCGGTGGTCGTTGACCTTTTGCGACGGCGTGGGCCTGATAGCTTCCAGGCCCGCTTCAGCGATTATCGCCACTCGGCCGAACCGAAAATCGGCGTTGGCGATGCCGTTTCAGTGACCATCTGGGAGGCGAGCGCGGGCGGCCTGTTTTCAGGACCACTCGTCGCCGATAAATTTACCACCGGCTCGAAGAGCGCCACCATTCCGGATCAAGTTGTCGGCGGCGATGGCGCGATCACGGTTCCCTATGCGGGCCGGGTTCGTGTCGCGGGGCGTACGACACGCGAGGTACAGGCGATCGTTGAAAAGGCGCTTGATGGCAAAGCGATTCAGCCACAGGTCCTGATCAACGTAACCAAGTCCGTCAGCAACACCGTTACCGTCACCGGCGAAGTCGTGAATGGTGCCAGAGTGCCCTTGAGTGTGAAGGGCGACCGGATCATGGATGTCGTCGCGGAGGCCGGCGGCATTCGCGCGCCCATAAACGAGACCTATGTTCAATTGTCTCGCGGCGCCACCACTGTCCGCGTCCCCATGAGCCGGGTGGCCTCCGATCCGCGCGAGAATATTTATCTGCGCCCGGATGATGTTTTGACCTTGATTCGCGACCCGCAGACTTTCATCGCTTATGGGGCGACCGGTCGGAACGCCGAAATTTCCTTCGATGCGGAAGGCATTTCGCTATCGCAGGCTTTGGCGAAGGCGGGTGGCCTCCTCGATCAACGATCCGATGCTTCGGGCGTGTTTGTCGTGCGTTATGAGCCGGCAAACGTCGTTCAGATCCTTCGTCCGGACAGCCCCTTCATCCAAGCGGATCGCATGATACCCGTGATCTACCGGTTAAACATGCATAACCCGAGCAGCCTATTCGCCGCGCAAAATTTCCGCATGATCAACCGGGACTTTCTCTATGTGTCGAATGCACCGCTCACCGACGTCGAGAAGGTTATTGGGATCTTCGACATGGCTGTGGCGCCGGCGGCCTCAGGCGCAAGTATAGCAACGGTGGTGAAGTGA
- a CDS encoding CDP-alcohol phosphatidyltransferase family protein: MSILISHDETARCSPLLRPPIRIQTSLLARRERTLLDWLCEHMPSAITPDRLTWIGVFGAFIVFAGYVGSRYSPAYLWLASLGYFINWFGDSLDGSLARYRGIERPRYGYFLDHSADAIAILLIMIGLGLSGYVRMDAALFALLGYFMLCIYVFLCNHVTGRFQLTFLSLGPTELRVGLLALNALMYFGFSAKFSFGGQDLSSFDLILIGDGLISIFLAVANMAKVLKELKQEDPAVPGHLEMSLNSSVVSDLFKTGFSGAEPLKASTGTLRPR; encoded by the coding sequence TTGTCCATTTTGATTTCGCACGATGAAACCGCTCGCTGCAGCCCCTTGCTTCGACCGCCAATACGCATTCAAACGAGTCTGCTGGCGCGGCGCGAGCGAACCCTGCTTGATTGGCTGTGCGAGCATATGCCAAGCGCCATCACACCGGATCGTCTTACCTGGATCGGCGTGTTTGGGGCCTTTATCGTCTTTGCCGGATATGTTGGCAGCCGTTACAGCCCGGCCTATCTCTGGCTTGCTTCGTTAGGCTATTTCATCAATTGGTTTGGAGATTCGCTCGACGGAAGTCTGGCGCGATATCGGGGCATCGAAAGACCGCGGTACGGCTATTTTCTCGATCATTCAGCGGATGCGATCGCGATCCTCTTAATCATGATTGGCCTCGGACTTTCCGGCTATGTTCGCATGGATGCGGCACTGTTCGCGCTGCTCGGTTACTTTATGCTCTGCATCTACGTCTTCCTATGTAATCATGTTACAGGACGTTTCCAGCTTACCTTTCTTTCACTCGGACCAACCGAGCTCCGTGTCGGGCTCCTGGCACTGAACGCCCTCATGTATTTCGGATTCAGCGCGAAGTTTTCGTTCGGCGGCCAGGACTTATCGAGTTTCGACCTCATTTTGATAGGCGACGGACTGATTTCGATCTTTTTGGCTGTCGCCAACATGGCGAAAGTCCTCAAGGAGCTGAAGCAGGAGGATCCCGCGGTGCCGGGGCATTTGGAGATGTCTTTGAATTCTTCTGTCGTGTCCGACCTGTTCAAAACGGGGTTCAGCGGGGCCGAACCGCTCAAAGCGTCGACAGGAACTCTTCGACCACGTTGA
- a CDS encoding glycosyltransferase encodes MARPIIYDITRLTARLVTRTPNGIDRIDSAFARHFIDPARPDSTGMMLTLLGPRLISPEIAKTVVDAVCNHWGENNSPDHDEDYRQILDWISGRAPKSLTARRISVGRRRRGGPILRLIGRHGVPLGRSPGANAGKSAIYLNTSQLPLWNKSYFGWMKSRLDVKPVFFIHDLLPLESPEFFPRSEYARHLARLRNLAEFGAGAIVATKTVKDALRKHLESLGRFEFPILVAPVPADPIFARREALDPALLGHPYFVVCGTIEPRKNHLLLLQVWRELVRRDGAAAPKLVIIGNRGWENESTVNMLERCQTIGNHVLEVSGLSTPGFKRLLDGARALLMPTFAEGFGLPVVEALAACAPVIASNLEVFEDIGAGRITTISPIDGERWLETIRGSARAQPNHAAAAGHENKPALDWGNYFNVVEEFLSTL; translated from the coding sequence ATGGCCCGTCCCATCATTTACGACATCACTCGGCTCACGGCGCGATTGGTGACGCGGACGCCAAATGGAATCGATCGCATTGATTCCGCCTTTGCACGGCATTTCATCGATCCGGCACGCCCAGACAGCACAGGAATGATGCTGACGTTGCTGGGGCCGCGCCTCATATCTCCAGAGATAGCCAAGACGGTGGTTGATGCCGTTTGCAACCATTGGGGAGAAAATAATTCCCCAGACCATGATGAAGACTATCGGCAGATCCTCGACTGGATCAGCGGCCGCGCACCCAAATCGCTCACGGCACGGCGCATATCGGTCGGCCGGCGCCGGCGTGGCGGTCCAATCCTTCGGCTGATTGGCCGGCACGGCGTGCCGTTGGGCCGCTCTCCTGGCGCAAATGCCGGCAAGAGCGCGATTTATCTCAACACCAGTCAATTGCCACTCTGGAACAAGTCTTACTTCGGCTGGATGAAGAGCCGTTTGGATGTGAAACCCGTCTTCTTCATTCACGATCTTCTGCCGCTCGAATCCCCCGAGTTCTTCCCGCGAAGTGAATATGCAAGGCATCTGGCCCGCCTCCGAAATCTTGCCGAGTTCGGGGCCGGAGCGATCGTTGCGACGAAGACCGTGAAAGATGCACTCAGGAAGCATCTCGAATCTCTCGGCCGGTTTGAATTTCCGATCCTCGTTGCACCCGTGCCGGCCGATCCGATATTCGCACGCCGCGAGGCCCTGGATCCCGCGCTTCTCGGGCACCCCTATTTTGTCGTCTGCGGAACAATCGAGCCCCGCAAAAACCATCTGCTGCTCCTGCAGGTCTGGCGCGAACTGGTTCGGCGCGACGGCGCCGCCGCGCCGAAACTCGTCATCATCGGCAATCGGGGATGGGAGAATGAAAGCACGGTCAACATGCTCGAGCGCTGTCAGACGATCGGCAATCACGTGCTCGAAGTCTCCGGCCTTTCAACACCAGGCTTCAAGCGATTGCTTGACGGCGCCCGCGCGCTTCTCATGCCGACATTTGCCGAAGGATTTGGATTGCCGGTTGTCGAGGCTCTCGCAGCTTGTGCCCCGGTGATCGCGTCTAATCTCGAGGTCTTTGAGGATATCGGAGCCGGTCGGATCACAACCATCAGTCCCATTGATGGAGAGCGATGGCTTGAGACGATTCGCGGATCGGCGCGCGCTCAGCCAAATCATGCGGCGGCGGCAGGGCATGAAAACAAGCCCGCGCTGGATTGGGGGAATTATTTCAACGTGGTCGAAGAGTTCCTGTCGACGCTTTGA
- a CDS encoding methyl-accepting chemotaxis protein, whose amino-acid sequence MSFIEQMDVPMFALDRTGTVIIWNKACEDLTGFAASKVLGTRDHWKGFYPAARPCLLDLVLSGGGANAGTLYAAHADQAADNGWMKAHNWCDLPRGVRRYLAFNAGPIRDEQGELVAVLETVQDLTAMKEMEEERHRAEEETIKRDRDVVNSIGAGLSKLAAKELTFRLSANMPEAYRQLQTDFNAAIMQLEDTLQSVADSISAIHSGTQEISAASDDLSRRTEQQAASLEETAAALDEITATVKRSAEGANHARQVVKAADEDAKKSAVVVRQSFEAMDGIAKSAKQISQIIGVIDEIAFQTNLLALNAGVEAARAGDAGRGFAVVASEVRALAQRSAEAAKEIKSLISASTTQVDHGVKLVAETGKSLERIIAQVTEINQVVAEIATGAKEQATGLTEINSAVNQMDQVTQQNAAMVEQSTAASHSLSQEAERLASLIGQFRVGSAEDEHAIRRELQKVAPHAFRQPATRGMRPGPRRL is encoded by the coding sequence TCGCGGCCTCGAAGGTTCTCGGCACACGAGACCATTGGAAGGGCTTCTACCCGGCCGCCCGGCCCTGCCTCCTCGATCTGGTGCTCTCCGGCGGTGGCGCAAACGCCGGCACGCTTTACGCGGCTCATGCCGATCAAGCCGCTGACAATGGTTGGATGAAGGCTCATAATTGGTGCGATCTTCCGCGCGGCGTGCGCCGCTATTTGGCGTTCAACGCGGGCCCGATCCGCGACGAACAAGGCGAACTCGTCGCGGTGCTCGAGACGGTCCAGGACCTCACCGCCATGAAGGAGATGGAAGAGGAGCGCCATCGCGCCGAAGAGGAGACGATCAAACGCGATCGCGACGTCGTCAATTCGATCGGCGCCGGTCTTTCGAAGCTCGCGGCCAAGGAACTGACCTTTCGCTTGTCTGCGAATATGCCCGAGGCCTATCGTCAGCTCCAGACGGACTTCAATGCTGCGATCATGCAGCTTGAAGACACCCTGCAGAGCGTTGCCGACAGCATAAGTGCGATTCATTCGGGGACGCAGGAAATATCGGCGGCCTCCGATGATCTATCGCGCCGGACCGAGCAGCAAGCGGCAAGTCTTGAAGAGACCGCGGCCGCGCTCGACGAGATCACTGCGACAGTCAAAAGATCGGCCGAGGGTGCAAACCATGCGCGTCAGGTCGTGAAGGCTGCGGATGAAGACGCTAAAAAAAGCGCGGTGGTCGTGCGCCAATCCTTCGAAGCCATGGACGGCATCGCCAAATCGGCGAAACAGATTAGCCAGATCATCGGCGTTATCGATGAGATCGCCTTTCAGACCAATCTACTCGCGCTGAACGCAGGTGTGGAAGCCGCGCGCGCAGGCGATGCCGGCCGCGGTTTCGCGGTCGTTGCTTCGGAAGTGCGCGCGCTCGCGCAGCGTTCGGCCGAGGCGGCGAAAGAAATCAAGAGCCTGATTTCGGCTTCAACCACGCAGGTCGATCATGGCGTGAAGCTCGTTGCCGAGACGGGCAAATCGCTCGAACGGATCATCGCCCAGGTGACCGAGATCAACCAGGTCGTCGCCGAGATCGCGACCGGGGCGAAAGAGCAAGCAACCGGGCTCACCGAAATCAACTCCGCCGTCAATCAGATGGATCAGGTGACGCAGCAGAATGCGGCTATGGTCGAGCAATCAACCGCGGCGAGCCATTCGCTGTCGCAGGAAGCCGAACGATTGGCGAGCCTGATCGGCCAGTTCCGGGTCGGCTCGGCTGAAGACGAGCACGCGATACGCCGCGAATTGCAGAAGGTCGCGCCGCACGCCTTCCGGCAACCGGCCACTCGTGGTATGCGCCCGGGACCTCGCAGGCTTTAG